A region of the Drosophila subpulchrella strain 33 F10 #4 breed RU33 chromosome 3L, RU_Dsub_v1.1 Primary Assembly, whole genome shotgun sequence genome:
aaaattaaaattcaatcaAATTGCGAAAACCGTTCGCGAAAAGCCCAAATCGAATAAAAAAGCTGGCCGACAGCCCAAAACATGTTTCATGTTCAATTAACAGCATTGGTCCCGTCCCAGTCGCATTCGAAATGGTCAAATCTGCAGGAAAAGTTCCCGACTTTTTCGGACTAAGCTCTTCTCCTGGCTGTTCCGATTAAAATCGCATCATGCAACACCCAATCACCCAATCATCCGAAGCTTAATTGGTCCGCAAGGTTTATCTGCGGGCCCGGCTCTCGATCTGGATCGGCATTCTTTGGCGCGATTGCGTGTCTGGGTTTTCcgttttttcttcgatttttcTTTTGGCCCGGTCTGGGCTTCTAATTGAAATGTCAACGCGTGTGCTGCTCAATCAATTTTCCAGCCAGCCATTTATGGTTGCTTTTATTTCGGCAAACTCGCCTAGATTTCGCATCGGTAATCGTCTGGTCGAGAGTCTGTCTTGCCTTCTTTCCAGCTGGGTGTCTTTAATTGATTTGGCCGGCATGCGGTGTCATTCGCGAGTCAGGGACAATGTGGCGCGGTGGCAGCTTGATGGCTGCCAGAGCCACCAAGTGGCAGACTTCAGCCGCGGCGGACAGCTAATTAAATGCGGTCATAAGGTGCGTTTAGTCGATGGCAGTCGTCAGTCGTCATGGTTATTAATTGGTTCCAATGGGACATAATCCTATTTGAAAATGTGGTATACATAATCTTTAACCAATAGGATACCACTAGATACTTTTTTTGAATTAGTAAGTAAAattatccatttaaaatttgtatattatatattttatatatttttgtatatgtCCCTTAGTTAATGTTTCTTAACGGGACAGACTTCAGACTCGGCGATCATATGGTGCTTTTAATagataatttattatttatttccattGGGACAGTTTTATTAGGCTGAACTTTAACTTATcttaaaaagtaaaatcattttaacttgaataaatttaacttaatatttcagttaaattaaagtttttttttaagcaatAACATTTGGATCAACATAATATAATCTTATTTTTGGCATGCTTATTCCaaaataatgataaaaatgaaaatacgtTTGCAAATTAGCATCtctcatttatttattttcgcacTGTGATATCCATTCCAAGTTGTGACAAGAACCTCAtttcaaaacttttttaatttattaaaccCTTATGAAAAAAACACATCAGTCGAGCTGAAGGCCACAGCAGCTAGTGCTCATCGGCATTTTGTTAGCTCATAGATTTTAATCTTAGGTTcgctttataaataatttttaatttgttgttAATAAAGGTTATACAAAAATGAGTTATATAAAAGACAAGACAAGCATTAATTAAATGGAAATGTGATACATCTCAACACATtgcatttcaaaataaaagcaTAAAAGTTCTTAAGTGCAGTATATCCTCCACCAAAGCTATTATATGAAACAATGTTTTGCACAACACGGAATATTACACAAAGGACAATTCTGCATCCCTATCctaaaaatagtattttttgACTTTTAAAATTCTAGTACCTAGTAAATGAGCAGTTCATTACAATGGAAAGATTTGTTGTTGAAAGTTTACTTACAATTTGGCTTTTAGATTTTGCTTTTATTATCGGGTCAGTAAAAAGAGACTAGGGAAAGTTGTgctgaaaatttcattatctAAGTTCGGCAAATCATTTCAACAACCATTCTATGCAGCTTTTCAATTGAAGGTGATAAGCCGGATGTAATTGTGAACGACTAGttgtaaacaaattaatttatgaAGCATACCGTCAGGGGCGACTTGATTTAAAAGTGGATGGCCTATATAAGGTTgacataatatttattttaaagtgcCCATACTCGGCTCTCTTACACAACTCATAATCCAATCCCCTTGCAGCCAGATAAACACCACTGGCCGACTCGAGTGTCATAAACATTTGTCATAATTAACACAAATTAGGCATTCGGCATTCTTATTGACCGCTCTGCTGCACTGGCATCCCACCAGCGAATGCCTAACCCCCTGGCTAATCCAATTTAGCTAATCTGATGCATAACTAGTTCGACCGCAGATCGAGTATTCTAATTACGGGTgcgattttgattttgatttcgaTTTCAGCTTCGATTGCGAATGCCAGTTTGAAAACTCGCACTTTTTGTCAACGCAAATCGCTGCGTATGGCATTGACTTGGATTTTCTGCGATTTCTGTGCATAAATTGAGGTATCGACCTGCGATCAGGGACCAAAGTGTCAACTGGCTGATCGAAGTGAAGAGGGCGATGCGAAAAATGACTGCTCGTATGCAAATTGCTCCCACATTGCGATTCTAGGCGAACCAGTTTCCCAGCATCGGATCCAAAGTGACGGCAATAAAAAGCGATGCTCATAAACGGAGATCGCCGCAGAATCACTTAGCGCGTTTTTAGACGCGTGAGAATGCCTGAAAAGCACTCGAGCGGTTTTCAACCGATTCTCAGATTTCAGTTTCGAGTGCAGAGGCGTTCGGCAGCGCTcccaattaaataatttacaatTTTCTAGATTAGGCGCCGCCTCCGTCCAACGACATTGAACGTAGTCAGGGGCTATGAGTCAGGTCTGCGCTCATATATCTCCTACCCGAGACTCTTGAGACTTAGATCCGGTTTGGGGCTCGCCGGAGTCGCCGGTGGAAAAGCTGGCCCGCTGACACGCACGCCTTTTAAGGAAAGGATCCCGAGCCCCCTCCGCGGCACAGAACGCTGGCCAAAAGCAATTAGCGGCCCAAACAAATGTGAGAGACAATTCTCAGAAGTGCCTATGCATTGCAATCGCATAATTTGCTGTCAAATCGCACGCGTTTTCAGCCATACTCTTGCGAGGGGTGGTCCCATTTTCATATAACTGGTggatatttcatttaaaatagtttCTGCATGAGAAGttcaatatataaattaatattaaactaaaTTGCTCTAAAGTTCCTTATTTTTCCATACTAAACTCGTATTTAGCATCAGCGGAATCCTTGAGTATTTATTATCTACAAGAACTGCAGagcattcatatattttacttcgCATATAGGCATTTTTGGGGCGTTTTCGAAGTTGCGTTGTCGGTTTGAAGTAATTAATGCGAACTGGTGTTAATTTATGGTTGTCGCTTTCGTTGTTGGATGGCGTTGCCGCTGCTATTGCCATTGCATGGCATAATCACTAAACTCAATTGGGGGTTGGGCACCGCGAGAGGGATCAGAAGTCGGCGATCTCTGGCTGCTTGTTAGCAATTTCCTGTCAACCCACGAATTTTCTGGCTTATTGTTTGTTTCGGCTCGAGTTCTATGATTTATGGTGGAAAATCCCAGCAAGTGCAGCTGGAAATTTGATTCCGCAAGAGTTCGGATTGAGCTGATCATTACTTACCATGTCAGGGAGTGTTGCGTTATTTTTCAAACGTAACCCAGTGTAAATTGCTTTATCTTACTTTGATGGGAAGAAACGATTGCTACACATAAATAAAGGTATGTACCAACCATTTAATAAAACTTAAGCTTTTGCATCaactttaataaatattaaataattcattAAGATTCGGAATGCACAAAAAAGttgtaataatttttaaatggcTTGCTTATGgtcaaacacaaaaaattaaagcATTACCATTTATTTTGACGATTTACTAATTATTAAAAGGTCATACTCATCCTTTTAAAGCAGCGGTCGGTACAGAATACaatgataatttttttttagttgtcTGTGTAATTGCAGCCTTATCGATAGGTGTGTGTCGACTGCTGTTCTACGCTGTACGTGTGCCGGCAGAGGCTCAGCGGTGCTGCTTTAAGGCAaggtacaaattatataaatgCGTTTCTTTGTAGAATAACAAACGGTTTCCTATAGcaatagaaaataaatttaattttccctataattaataaattttctcagtaataaatcatttaaatactcatattaaaaaatgttgctgATTCTTACTCACCATTGAAATGACTTATGCACTGTATATcggtaaattattttatttgacaAACAATATCTAAAAATTACACAACTAACAAATAAATTACTCATACAGAgaacaaataaataagtaaaaggAAGCACTTAGAGGGATAGACCCTTAACTCTAGACACCCTCCAAGGTGCGGTAGCTGCCCGAATCGAAGTTATGTCCGCCCGCGTACATGGGAACCATGTGCTTCTTGTCCTTGCGCACCATGTTCTGGACCAGAGTGGCCGACGCCGCCCCCTGCTCGTCCTCATCATAGTCCTCGAACTCCTCCTCCAGGATCTTCGGAAAGAGGACGGGACCAGAACCTTCGGGTCTCTTGACACGAGGCTTCGGCTTGGGGTGCAGGGGGCGCAGCTTCTTGGGCTTGCGGTGGAAGTAACTGGAGTAATCGGGTCGCGAGTAGGACTTGGACACCCCCTTGTACTTATAGTGCTTCAAGCCTGGTGTGGTGTGGACCACCTTCTTCTGGTGGATGTGATTGGAGAGGCCTTCGGGGATACTAACTCTGGGCTTTGAGGGGGAGAAACTTGTGTGGAGGGACTGCTGCGGTACGGAGGGCTTGTGTATATAGTTGTGGGGAATCTCCTTGGGCTTATAGTGGTCGTAGTAGCCGTGGTGGAGGTGAGCAGGCGACCCTGTGGTGTAGTGGGGTCGATACTCCTTGGGCTCATTCACGATCACCGCCTTCCAGTCGCCCTCTTGCACCGCATAGGTGGGCTGCAGCTTCTGCGAATAGTCCTCCAACTTATGGGCAGCGGCTATCTGCTTATAGTAGGTGTCCCTGGCCTGCTGCAGACGTTCCCTGATCCCCGGATCCACGTCCATGGGCACCTGCTTGATCCTAGCATGCGGCTTGATCTCGATCAAGCTGGGGATCTTCGGGTGCGAGTGGGTCAGATCCTCGATGGGCTTCTTCAGCGGCTTGATGTCCGAGCTCAGGACAATGTGCTCCTGGTCCTTGCTGTAGTGGTTGATCTTCGACTGCGAGGTGTCATCGTTCACGTGGTTGCTGCCCTCCGGGGTCTCTGTGATCGGATGCGAATTGGCGCCCACTGTCTTGACAATCGCATTAAACCCCTTCTTGGCATCGGCCGTATAGTGAACCGTTCGTATGGAGCCATCTGGCTCCAATATGCTGTAGTGACCCTTGACCCCGTCCTCGTCGCGGGACTCCCACTGGGACTTCACATCCCCCGTGTGGAGGTCCTTGACCCCGTAGCTGAAGGCATAGCCCGGATGCTCCTGAAACGAACAATTTGGCATTTGTGATTTGGTGCGTTTTAAAACGCGCTGGAAACGCATGCGGCTTATATGGCCCAACCGCACCCAAAATTCGTACACACACTTTTCGAAACCCCAATGGCTATGTCAACGTCTGTAGAATTTTATATGTTTTCATGACgaccaacaaaaaaaatccaaataaaaaatgaaacaaatgcAGCTTTTTTGTGTCAAGGCGAAAACGCGCGCTGTGCACAGTTTGAAAGCCATTGGAATCGGAAGAGGCCTTTGGGTTGGGTTTTTTCAGTTCTTGGGGACTGGGTTTTCGTTTGATCTGCGGCCGACATCGAAGGTAAAGCTGAATCCACTGGTAATTAAAAGAGCACCTTAACCCTATAAAGGCAACGGCAATTCAAATGGTCCATTTCGACATGTGTTCTTTTAAGTTCGATTTTCCTTGTATGGCATGTGTTAAACTCTACCCCCAAAAGCTTTTGGTTTAATTGCTTTTATCATTTTCGATAATAACAGTGTTTAGTGCAAATGACTTAAATTTAAACTTAAATGACATTCTTGATTGTTATTTATAGCCTTACCGCCACGCATTAACCCCATAAAGCCAGCACTAAACAAACcgaaaatttacataaattcaattaatataaaatgtagAGCATTCGGTGTCACTTGGACACGTTTGTTTTATGAGTGTGTTCGTGCGTTTTCCCCTTCTTTTTTGGCACCTTCAGCATTTCAGTATTTCTAAGGCAAATTGCAAAAGTTTTCGCATGCTTGGCGCTGGCTTCAATTAAGCGCAGACGTCTATAAATGGCCACGCACACAAACGCTGGCTGTTTTAATCTTTCCATTTTTTGCCCGTCTTGCAGTAGTCGCTATGGGTAACTACTGGATACTTTTCTGGCGTtactgccgctgccgctgcagTTGTTCGCTGCCTATCAATTTTAACTCCCTGCTCCGCTGTCGCTGTCCGGACAAAACAAATGATTACAAGCGAGTGTAACTTGAGCGGCAGCCGTCGCACGCATGTCCCTCCATGTGTGCCACAGTCTGACCTCCCTATCGCGAAATGGACAAATGATGTTTTACAACATACTATCTTATCCATCCTATATCagtttaaatcaataatattaGTTTGAATATCATAAATGCTTCTACAACAATATTACTTACAATTTGAACTTTTCGAAGGATCagctaaaaaatattgaatcaATAAGATCTTAAGGACTCTGAACTGATGACAGTCGCCAAAGCGGTACAAAAACAATTATAACGGAACAAAACCTTTAAATACATTTCGTTTTATATTAGTTTTTATTCAAACCACCCAATCTTAAGCAAACTgactaataaataaaatatatagagAAAATCAAAGTTAAGATCCACTGTATTTGGGCATAAATGTTGTCTAAAACTTAAGCtgttaattaaatttacaaattttaaaaaccaatattgtagatttaattattatgattgAATTGCATTATGACCCTTTTCATATAGGAAACATATATGTTCCCAAGATCTGTATTTGAGTTTAcagaaaataaacataaaCGATCGGGAAATTAATGGGAAAACAAGAGGAAAATAACCATAGCTTCGTTATTTTTGATCATATTCCATTATATTCCGGAATACaacatttttgtaatatttcagaattacaacctcaatttaattaaaatcggACTACTCGTCCATATAGCGGCCATAGGAAGGATCGCAAAATTAATGTCAAAACAATACGAAGAccgttatatttcgttttcagTTAAACATATACGGTAGTACATTAAAATGGAACACTATCTTAATATTTCTGTAACTATTTTTTAGTGTTATAAAATCGAAAAGCTTTGTAAGTACAATGCTTCCATGGGGACGACCTGCATGGGTATAAAAACTTTCCGAAGTTAGGTTCCTTTTATGTTCTATTTAACAAGAATTGTTTGCTTGCTTTTATTATGGActgcaaaaaatatacaaaattgtATTGAAATTGTCTAAGTGCACatatgtattttaataaaaatacttgAAATCAGTCCAGGTCTCTACACAGTTTCTGgtcttttttaaaacattattcGAGTTTTCTGAGTTTCCGTAACATCTATAAATTGGGTGGCTTCTGGGGCTAAGGACTATTAGTAACAGTGACCAAATTCCACTAACCGAAGCTGTACTGTGTCTTCCAAATATATTTGAGCGTCTGGATATATGGAGGTTTTAATAAGAGTTGCATAAGGCGGCGCACTGGCGCAGTGGTGGCCACCCAAAGAGATCATTGGGAGCAGCGGCCGCGGCTGGTGGCCACTTTTGCAGGCTGCTTTGTGGGTGCGTGTGAACTTTAACTCATAAATTTATGGGTGACCAATTTATGATTTGGCTAACTGGCTCGCTGGGCGTATGCGCAATCACTCCACTGCGCTCCGCAATTACATGCAAATTACGCATACGCGGCGTTGTCAACGTTTTGACAACAAATCGCCCGACAGATCGTGGGAGCACACAGCGCCGATTCGAATCAAAAAATTTGTGACAGACGGGACAGTTCCAAAGGCGTTTACCCGTCGCAGCGgccgacagacagacagcatggaaaacattttaacatttttcgaaAACGCACCTTGTCGCCGGCCGAAAACAGTTACAAAAGGAAAGAATTCAATCTCGCCTCTGGGCCACCTTTCGCTTAATTTGGCTCGTAGGTGCAGCAGCCGCAAGCTGCGCTGTAGGCCATATATGGCGCCCCCGATCGTGTGTGCACGCAAAACGCATTTTCGCATTTTCGCATTTTCGTATTTTCGCATTTTAGCGATTTCTCGATTTCGGCTACCTGCCAGCTTCCACCACTTAGCCCCCGGCTCCCCGGCGAAAAGACAATGGAGTGGAAGTCAGGTCGGGCCAACAAGTTGATTTATGTGGGCGGCGGCGGAGGCGGCTTAGCCATCGAAAGATACAGTACTGAACATTCTGCAGTCGCCAACAGCCGACAACATTCACTTTCAATGGCGGAAAATGCGTTTTCCACGATCGCTGGATTAGCGCTGGTATTTATGCGTGCGCGAGGGGACCTGGACTTAAACGGCTTTGATGTATTAATCGCTGCTTGGTTCCGCTCTACTTTCTGATAGATCGATCAAATTCGTAATTAATTGTGAGCCGTCAGAtgatttatttgatttaaaagTGGCCTAACGATCAGTTCTTCGGACAGCTGTCCGCTTTATTAcgctaaaatattttatttatttgttaatattttgtCGAAAGCCTTCAACAAAAACTGTCGTGGGTTTAGCGAAATACTTGTAATTATTATTGACTAATGTGTCATATTTTTCACTGTGCGTATATATTAGTTGATAATAAGGTGAAAAAGCGTCTAAGGCTCCACTAATCTCTGCACAAATTGGCAAAGGTTTGATTGTTACTATTTCATAGTTAGGTgcaaaaacatcgatgtttttcgaTATTACATCGATGTTTGCTTGTTAAAACATCGGTAAAGGGATGTTTTCTGCACCTCTAATACTTCTTACTTCATATAAGAACtctttataaattaattttaacaagATAGAATGACGCAAGCATGTTGCTTATTACTCTTTAATAATTGATTCGATTTTATCAATTATTGGCAAGCAAAGTGGTAttgttaaacaaaatatagcCCCTTACCACTtttataaaatctttaaaCATGACAGATTATGTTGTGACACATCAGaataacaaacttgagctTTTATAGTATCTGAGATCTTTGCCTTCATAAGGatggacagacagacggacatggctagattgacttCCTGATACAGAATATATAGTTCTTAtagggtcgaaaacgctttaTTCTACCTGTTATACACCTCATACACACAGGTAAGAAGTATATTAAccaaaaaagttaaaatattttgtcaaAGAATCTTTGCCTACTATTTTGATTTTTCTTAATCAATAGATTCATTGTGGAACGTTTTCTGTGATACTGTAATTTGCTTTGAGGGGGATATTTGGTCAGAAGAGATTTTTGTGACAAATCGAATTTCATCTTTTACTGCTTAGCACTCGGACAAGCATGtagaagtttttaaaaaacaaaacaaacttcaataataattgtatttttgcAAGGAGTATTTGACATGATAAAACTGCTATCCCTTTCTGTACCACTTTTTTCCCACGGTATCTGTAAAAATAATACGTATTCCCAGCATGCACGCGAATTGCCTGCTCAATGGGATTACTTTTCCACTTTGCTTTTTTCGCTCCGGCTCACTTACATATTGCGGGGCGTACTCCATGGTTTCGTCATCGTCATCGGCGACCACGACGGGTGCCCCGCCCCGAACAGCCTCGGTGGGCGGGGGGCGTGTCCCCAGGCAGAGCAGAGCGAGCAGGATGGCCGGCAGAaggggcggcggcggcggcaaaTGGGTCGTTATCTGCAAAAAGGCATTTAAGCGGAATATGAATGCGTTTTTATCAATCGGGCGCTTAATAAACGGAGCGATAAAACGAGTTAAGCAAACATACCGAACAGTTAATAAATTGCCTACAAAATTATTACGCGGCCCAAAAGGAAACGAGAGCAAAAAGCAGGGGCCACAAAATTAATTGGACAACGAACGGAGGAGCGTGTTCAGAGATTGGCCGGGTCCCGATCGCAGCTTCGATCCCAGACCATGTCATACAGCGTTGTGACAGTTGTCAAATGGTAATGGCAAAATACACCTTGCCGTCCGAGATCCGAGGCCCAAGATCCAAATCCAAAATCCAAAGCCAAAATTAGGCAGACAGATAGACACCGGGGCACATTTGTATCGAGCATATGACAGCAAGTGCCTGTCCGGCGAAAACTTTTGGAGATTGATGGCTTTGCTTAAGACCAGTAGCCCAGCCGAGCTGATTTCGCGATGGAAACGGGTCTGGCAGGATGGCGGCCACTCGGACTCGCACTCTGGCCGTACAATTCAATTTTCCCCATTGCAATCGCCTCGCATTTGTTTCTCTGCGAATTgcaaaacattttttggaCATTTTCGATTTTCGGCTGGGAGCTACCAAATGCGAATTGCGAGATCGGCCCAGCCGCGATTGGCATGTGTCGCTGCTTTGGGGAGGTTTCGCTTTGGCTCCGACGAGTCGGCCTAATTAGCACAGCGACGATGGCCATTCGATATGTGGAATCGCTGCCGGCGAGATTTGTCAAGAATGGCCCGAATGGCCCGAATGGCCCGAATGGCCCGAATGGCATGCCAGCCGCAATGCGGCCGAACAAATGGGGCGAAATTTGTTTCGGCATAGCTGTCATTGCTGAGCAAATGTGTATTAACAAACCTGCAGGAATCTTGATCAGATCAGGTGTGAAGacaataattaaatgtatTGTCTATactttgacaaaataaaatggTTAATTATCCTTTAAGACtacattttataaattctTAAAAGCTTTCTAtacatgtttatttttaaggtTTGACTTTACTTATCATTTCTGTATTAAATACAGTGCTACATATCAACTCAAACTTAAATAACTTGGCTTTAAATATAGTCGCTCAATAAATAAACACCAGTGAATTATTTCTtccaattttatgagagataATACATGATACATACGAGaagaaaatatacaaaaacgGAACAAAGATTTTACAACTACAGTTGACCTAcacgaaaataaaaaaatatttaatccaTTAATCAAATATGTGAGCAgtaaaattgaatttgttgaCTTCAATTGAAAATAGATCGACAAACCATCCGTATTACATAAAGTTTATATGAACGACATCCACCGTTTAcacttttaataaaaaaaatttagaagCACAACAAGGAAATCGTTTAAATATAAtccaataaaattaatactaATAAAAAGTACACCAATTAGTAttgctaaatacttttcctAAGCTGCAGTGATGATATATTCAGCAATATTATTGAtagcatttttaaaatacaaatgttCTGAACTGTGCTTATTAATAAAGTGTCAAAGTAATTGTGAATGAATCTATATTTTAAGtcgttaaaaaaattatttagtcCTACTATTGAACCGAATTAACTACACAgcttacatttaaatatgtttagtTTATTCTGATTTGCTTTAAATCCTCTTACTGATCTTTGTTGCAATATTGCTATGCGCAGGAGGTGGATTTGCATTCGAGTTCATTTGCTGGACTTTCACTTAAAGTGAAAGCTGGCTTTTCTTAACTTTCGCTCTCGATTTCCAATTGCCGAAAAATGTGGCTCAGTCAAGAGCAAATGAATTCCTGACTTAATCCATGGCCGTTTTGATAAACACTTACATAGAATCGCATGGCGCTTGTAAAATCTACTCGGGTTATTCTACGGAAACACGTCACTGAACACTGGGCGCTTAAAAACGCTGACAAAACGCGCTGCTGTCGCTCCTCCTCGATCCGCTGCCGTGGTCTCAATGTCAAGGACAAAAACGTAATTAAACCGTTGGCGCGGCATTGCCAAAGTATTTATAGATGAAGACGAGGACCGGCGCCAAGCTGGGCCTCGGTTTCGATTCGTTTCGTTTTCCCGGCGACAAGATTTTCCGGCTTCACCGGTTCCACTTCCAACGTCCAATAGCCAACTTCCAACTTCCAAGCCGCCAGACGCAACCAACTGCGATGAGCAGCACATTGCAGATCGCACAGTGCAGATTGCAGCTGCTTTGTCGCTTCCTAAGCTCGGTCTAATTGACAATTACTCGCCGCCGGGAGAGCTCCCCGCACCGAAACCCGTTTGGCCAACGATACGATACCAAACcatccatatatatatacacatccATGCAACCCATACTCCCCGATTTGGGCGGCCCAACTTTTGGTTTCAGGCGCCGCCGTGCGGCAAGTAAAAGTCGTTGTCGACGCTTCGCTGCAGCTGTCTAATggcattataaaatttataccTGCCAGCATTACGTTTCGACTTTACATAAATTAATGGCGATTTGCTCTGCGAATGTGTCGTGTCCCCACTTTGCCAGTTAATCCTGGTAATCCGTATTAAAATCAAGTGCTGGAGACCCAGCAAGCAGCGGCGCTACAAATTGTGGGGCTTGGGAAAATTTCCCAGAGTCTTATGTCGTCCAACTCGGTCTATCTCTTCTTTTCGGCACAACATTTCAATCTACCTCTTTACACTAGTAATTTAGTGCTGATCCATTAATTTTATAAGTTATTTCAGTAtgttttaatggaaaattgcCCAAACTTACTCCAATTCAGGTGTTACTGCTTATAGCGATTTTCCTAGATCTTGCTTGAGTTTCATATTTTCCAAGTATAATGATAGACCCCTTCGATTATAAACATTTATGCTTATGTATTtctgtataaatatattaagacAAATACTATATGTGTAAAAAGCTTGCTTTAGTCAGGTAAATTGGTTGCATTGATAAATATTATGTTCAGATCGTGTTCGTCGGGTAGTCCTCATCAAGGGTCCTGGAATCAGTGCAGCTGCTTCACGCTCACGTAGCTGTTGGCGTGACCTCCGTGTCCAAGTGCGTATCCGCCGTAGTGCGCCACATCGTAACCTCCGTGCCCGTAGTCGGATCCGTAGACATCGCCATGTCCGTAGCCCTTGTGGTAGACCTGGGGGTGGTGGGCGTGACCCAGTTTCTTCACCACGGCATTGAACCCGTTGTGGTCATCGGCGGTGTACTCCACCACCCGAGTGGTGCCATCGGACTCCTTCAGGGAGTAGCTGCCCTTGACCTTGTCGCCATCCCGGGTTTCCCACTGGCTCTTTTGGTCGCCGGTGTGGGCATCCTTGACCCCGTAGTCGAA
Encoded here:
- the LOC119555136 gene encoding cuticle protein 8, which gives rise to MKSFCGGLLLAFLVGGSLAAPHGGHATSYSSVTKHEEPIHKSHGYGYDHAVISAYGGNYGHGYPSVGHSGYGYGYDKHEPHHYPKYHFDYGVKDAHTGDQKSQWETRDGDKVKGSYSLKESDGTTRVVEYTADDHNGFNAVVKKLGHAHHPQVYHKGYGHGDVYGSDYGHGGYDVAHYGGYALGHGGHANSYVSVKQLH
- the LOC119555083 gene encoding uncharacterized protein LOC119555083; amino-acid sequence: MRFYITTHLPPPPPLLPAILLALLCLGTRPPPTEAVRGGAPVVVADDDDETMEYAPQYEHPGYAFSYGVKDLHTGDVKSQWESRDEDGVKGHYSILEPDGSIRTVHYTADAKKGFNAIVKTVGANSHPITETPEGSNHVNDDTSQSKINHYSKDQEHIVLSSDIKPLKKPIEDLTHSHPKIPSLIEIKPHARIKQVPMDVDPGIRERLQQARDTYYKQIAAAHKLEDYSQKLQPTYAVQEGDWKAVIVNEPKEYRPHYTTGSPAHLHHGYYDHYKPKEIPHNYIHKPSVPQQSLHTSFSPSKPRVSIPEGLSNHIHQKKVVHTTPGLKHYKYKGVSKSYSRPDYSSYFHRKPKKLRPLHPKPKPRVKRPEGSGPVLFPKILEEEFEDYDEDEQGAASATLVQNMVRKDKKHMVPMYAGGHNFDSGSYRTLEGV